In Nicotiana tabacum cultivar K326 chromosome 2, ASM71507v2, whole genome shotgun sequence, the following proteins share a genomic window:
- the LOC142166433 gene encoding uncharacterized protein LOC142166433: MRQQTKVTVLCDEVLKVKPYTVVYTKEHNEDEESVGSSYHVTAQGQALADFLVDHPILDDWELTDELADEDTMVVDVQPPWKMYFDGAAHREGAGAGVVFVTSQGKVLPYSLMLTQLCSNNVAEYQALILGLEMVVDMKQLQFQVFGDSQKENKKADALAALASSLTLPNQAQDAICQKWVVLQPNEGESGENELEHLVAVSEAEKEVWRQPIIDYLSYGILPENLRRRTKIHGHAPRFLYYKDTLYRRSFEGVLLRCLGDDEALQALQEAHSGVYGSH, translated from the exons atgaggcaaCAAACAAAAGTCACAGTTTTGTGTGATGAGGTACTAAAGGTGAAGCCATACACTGTAGTCTACACTAAAGAACATAATGAAGacgaagaaagtgtgggttcttcatATCATGTTACTGCACAAG gacaagcattggcagacttcttggTAGATCATCCGATACTTGATGACTGGGAGCTAACTGACGAACTAGCTGATGAGGACACAATGGTCGTTGAcgttcaacctccatggaagatgtactttgatggtgctgcacatCGCGAAGGAGCTGGTGctggcgtagtatttgtcacCTCTCAAGGCAAAGTTCTGCCCTACTCTTTAATGTTGACACAACTTTGTTCCAATAAtgttgctgagtatcaagcattaatacttgggcttgaaatggttgTTGATATGAAGCAGTTGCAATttcaagtctttggtgactccca aaaagaaaacaagaaggctgatgctttagctgccctagcttcatcGCTAACCCTCCCTAATCAAGCGCAAGATGctatctgccaaaaatgggtagtattGCAGCCAAATGAAGGTGAAAGTGGAGAAAATGAACTAGAGCATCTTGTGGCCGTTTCTGAAGCTGAAAAGGAAGTATGGAGACAACCTATCATTGACTACTTaagctatgggatacttccagaaaatctaAGGAGAAGGACTAAAATCCATGGTcatgcacctcgcttcctttactacaaagatactctatacagaaggtcgtTCGAGGGAGTGCTATTGCGATGCTTAGGGGATgatgaagcactccaagctttaCAAGAAGCACATTCTGGGGTATATGGGTCACActag